In the genome of Plectropomus leopardus isolate mb chromosome 19, YSFRI_Pleo_2.0, whole genome shotgun sequence, the window TGTAAAAGCAATGCACTTCAATAGGTTTGCAGAAAATGTTGCCACTTTCTTCTGCTAAACTGCATCTACTTATCATTCCGAAAAGGGAAGGTTTTTTACTATATGTACTAGTGTGCAACTTTGTAAAATACCTCAATCTTTGGCCAGTCGGTGGGCATGCCTGGACCATGGTTGTTCTTCCACCATTTAAGATCATCTTGCTCATTGATGGACATCAGAGTGTTGTGGAGCTCACTGTACACCGCCTTCACACTGACACGTGGACACGATAAACACAACACGTTCTCTTTCCATGTCATCACATAATGCAGTAAACTTCCGTGTCAACATATCACaatctgcatctgctatttaaATTCTTggatgccgctaccgtgatacaaacacaagcacatgttgAGATTACGCTGCtagtggttatgtttaggcaacaacagcacatggcaaccaacgccttgacatcacaacacacatgctggcacagatggttaggattaggaaacAAGAGtgcagatggttaggattaggaaacAAGAGtgcagatggttaggattaggaaacAAGAGtgcagatggttaggattatgggaaggagacacatggtaaggtgttaaaaaaaaaacccatgtcattcagacgggaagtgatcaccagactcctgcatgaaagtccagagtttgttggatCCATGGCACGACAGGTGCCATGTTTTGGCCATGTTCTTAAGTGACGCCACCCGTCCGTGTATTAGGCTACCACGGCAGGTGTCATCCGGTGgtgtaaaataaaaccattGCCTATTTTATCTGGCTGTGTTCTCATCTGAAGCAGTGAATGGGCATATTATGTGGACATGCAAAAAGCGTTGGAATAGTATGCCacaagcactgtcaaagcggcaATATTTGACAACCTTGGAATGAAAACGAGCTGATAAGTACAAAGAAACACTTGCTCTGCATCAACCCCTAACAGACGCCCAGTCACCTGACAGCTCCTCACCTCTCATTGTTAGTGACATCAAGATGTCTGTGGATGGAGAGGAAGGCCTGCTTAAGAAAGCTgatcctcttcctctcctcctcctgagaCTGCTCAAAAATGGCTTCCATCTCCTCCATGTAGCGAGGTGTGTAGGACGAGACATCCTCCAGCAGTTTCTCGTAGTGGTCCCTTGTCTGCAGGCAGTGCACAAGAACAGTTTTATTGTGATAAGTTACTGTTCACTTCCTCAGGAAAAACATCTACTGTGTCTTTAATGGATGATGATCTACAATGTATAAATCATCTGCTGCTCTTTACCGTCCCCATACTAGGCTCCATAAACACAGATCAGTGCAACAATAACACATCTCCATACAAGGGAAATACTTGGAACAGAAATTTAAGGCTGTGGCTCATGTTTAGAGTTGATAGTGCATCTCTGCATGCAGCCGGCCAACAAAACCTTCTAGGAatgcaacatgtttaaatgtgtggCATGTTGTGAATCAGGACTTGTGAATTTAAATGTGCTGTGAATGGAGCCCTTGTTGAAGATGCATAACTTACTTGGAGTGAAGTGGTGCAGTGTGTTTATATCCCTcctcaccttttctttttcctctgtgaCCTTCTCTCTGGCCTCTGTgactttctgctttttctgtggGCTCATCTCAGTGTTTTCGTTTGCTTGTTTCTCTTTGTCGAGGGCTGTTTGCTCCCTCTGACAGGACTTGTGATATGCAACTCGGGCCTTTTCCAGCTGTTGgataaacattcacacacatgcatactaTTTAGTCAAAggaaagtttgacattttggaaaatgtgcttattAGCTTTCTAAGAGTTAGAATATGAAGTTATGGCCAGGAGatgtttagcttagcttaacaCAAAAACTGGAAACGGGGAAACGGcgagcctggctctgtctaCAAAGgtaaaatgctgctggtaaccacGTTATACAAGGAGCGCCAGTGCACCTATAGTGTGGGcgggaggggcagtggatgggtcaaagAAACCATGGACTTCCATGCAGGAGTCCACTGTATACTTCCcgtgtgaatgtgatgttttctttttctaaatcttaccatgtgcctctttcccCTATCCCAACCATCCTTGCCCTTGTTGCCCAATTTTAACCATTTGTATTggtatgtgcatttgttgatgttccggcattggttgccatgtgcttgtgttgcctaaacataaccacatgctgcatcatcccaccatgtgcatttgtttacatcacagtTGATGCAGAAGCATAACGTGACGATTTGGGATGACAAAGATTGCAGATTCCCTGTGAGTCCCTGTGTGCATCCCACTGGTTAGCTAACTGCCTAACTAACTACTTCTTGAACATCTTGTAGTCAAGAAATAGTCCAGGACCAAACCCCTGTAAAACAACAAGTTGTTGATTTAACACTTTGGCTTAAACACACAAGAATGTGATAATTAGTAAGCTTCACTTTCACTTAGTCTACAAGCTTTTATTCTGAGCTTCCAACCAAAGTCTGTGGATTTCATTAGCAGATGGAGTTGCCAACTGATGATGTTTGCAAACCCCATTTGTTAATGAAGATGTGGTTGAAAGCtgtggaaaaaagcaaacaagtgCACTGAAGAGTTGAGTATCTTGTGTCCACTTATGACCATAATTACAagcatatatatacacacacacacacacacacacacccagcccTACCTTCATTAGTTTTTTTGACCAGGGTTTCTGCGCACAAGAAAAACTTGTGTTGTTGTCATGGCTCTCCCTGAACCCACAAAAGATTTTCTTAGGAAAGGTCTCCTTCTGCCAGGTCTTCACCCGGTCCCCTTCCTCCGTCATGAGCGATTGGGAGATGGAGGAGTGGAGGGCGGACAAACGCTCAGTGGAGGAGAAGAAACATTGCCAGGCTGTCATGAGGGAGCCATAAAGCGGCCCTggggaaggagaaaaaagacagagtgacTAATGAAACAACACAGAGCACAGAGGTGAGTCATGGAATAAATGGAGGAATAATGACCTCTATTTGTTAAGTTTCAAACAAGCACACATGTAGCTATTTAATAAGAATCAAGAGGTAATTTTAACTAGATGACAGCTGAGGTGATCGAAAAGTTCTTGGAATACATGTTCTACGTTTTCAGGGTTCCCAGCTTTTCAAACTTACTAGAATCCACGATGGACTTCCACTTGCTGCTCCACTGGCTGAGCTGCTGGGCGTACATCTTTTCTACCTTTGCTCTCTCCATGAAGCAGGCCATGATGTCGTTGCAGGCCTGGTAGGACTGTTCAGTTCGGTGCACTGTGCGCACATAATTCCCTGGCTGGGGGGAGGAAAAGGTGATGACATGTAATTATAACAGGCCTGCAAATTCTCAAACAAACACTGTCTTTGTATTCTTcctgaggtgtttttttccctctgattTGATCATAGATATAATCCTCACCATCCAGAAGCTCTGTCTCTTTGAATCCTCAGGCGGCTCTTTGGGAAGGCTCGCCATTATTGGGAAGGTGTCTGTCTCTGAAAGCAAGAGATTGCTGCTTGTGTCACACGAAAGTTGCTCGACTGGTTAAGATGCATAATGAGCGAGGAAAGAGAGCTGTTATTGGCAGACAGGTGACATTGATTTTTCATGCAACAGGTTGGACCTCTACACGGTGTAACGTGCAGATACAGCTTCCTCATAAACAGAGCTGTTCCCTCTGCATGGCAGGCATGTCTGATAGGAAATAATTGGCGGCTGAAGCCTTGCAGTGTGTGTACCGTGGATCTTATTGCCATAACAACTTAGATGAATCTGCCGAGGTGTTATTTACACTGTACATTGCTTGGATACATCAAAACCCTCTGCGTGAGTAAGGGGAGTGTCGTTGCATTGGCAGACTGGAATTCACAGGGGTGGGATCTGCCAGTAGGAATAGAACAGCTGCTCCAGCATTCTTCCTGTTGCCTTcccaaaataaacagcagggaAAGGTCATCTTTCCCCTTTGCTCTGACTAATACAAGGCCCACAAGAACCAACTGTCTCCCACTCGGGCTCCTCCTGCCATTCGATTGCGAGATCATAACTGCAAGTTCAAGATTTCTGTCTGGGCAAATGAACTGGGATACAggattttaaaggaataaattGTCTAAatggcagacatttttttgcacttgtgTGTAAAGCAAAGCAAAAGTTGAACAAAAGAAGggacatgcatgcacaaacatgcaaacgACGCGGTCACATTCGGGCCTATTTCTGTCTGGGTTGACACATTGCTGGCTGAGTAATGTGAAAATGACTAACCACACCTCATCACAAGACTGAGCATGACGGAGAGTCAGGCTCATCTAggactttctttttctcagctCACTGGTGTTAATGTGATTATTATCATGTTATTTCATCATTCTTTTCGGTTGCTATGAGCTCCTGCAAGTGGAAACATGGCAGGGAGCTTCAGAAGGCTCAACTGTTAAGATTTcacttttttgactttgactGATTCTGTTTTTGCTCATGCAGAGGTTTGAAACTTATCCTCTCATTTGATCACACAGAAGCATTCATATCCAAGtattttaatgctaaaaatACTCCATCTACAAGCCGGAAAGAGGTAAAAAGTGGCAACAGAGCAGTCATGCCTGGGAGCACTTACATTTCTCTCTGAATCACCAGTGATTACTCAAGTGACCACTTGTTACTGTAGTTCAAGGGCTGCTGAggattttctctccatttctctgtCCGTCTCCCCCTCTCCCGTGTGCCTCTCCTCCTCTAACACatgcttctctccctctctcctctctcactgaCCCAATTTTCCCTTGGCACTTAAAGTTACACACACACGTTGTTGATCTGAAAGTGGGCGTGAGACACCAAGACAatgcaagtgaaaaaaattaaataaaacaaatcagagCATTTGCATGGTAATCACTCCGCTGCTAATTGGCTTCGGGgcaaagaaagagggaggaagaaactTACCTTTCTTGCTCTCCTCCCCCGTCAGCTGTGATACTCTAGTTCACAGTCATGAACTTTCTCCTCTGTTCCCTACTTTAACCCCATCCTTTGCTTCTTAAACTCACTGGCTTCACTCTCTATCAGAGCTAAACAGCTCTTTGACTATCAgcctctcactttctctccacTCTGctattagaataaaaaaacagctggaagaatccccctccttctctctctccgtgcccgtccctccctctgtctctctcaataTGGTGCTAATGAGATGCCAAACCTTTATTTTGACCGTTCGCTGGTCACAGAAACGTGTCAGTGTGGCACAGAGTCATGTGAGCTTATTAGTGGGAGTGTGTGACAGCAGGGTGGGGGGTGTCCCATGAACTGCCACATTAGCCCCGTGCCCCTTTATGTGACCTGCCATTCTCTCTGTGGTCAGGCCTGGAAAGCAAGCAAGTCAAAGTGAATACAGTGTGAAGCATGTTCACCCTCACACTTTCGTGATGCTTTACTCTTCTGGATGTTTACCAGAAGTTAAAGGTGAACACTAGagttagtttatttttagccatttctatCTTGTTAATATTTAGTCTTTTAGTGATAAATGCAGACTTAACCATGGTTGATTAatcataaattaataattaaacttTAGTTAAGTTATTTTACTGTTCACAATGAAATGATTAAACATGGTACTAATTATTagaaggcgggtttccattacagatttgcgcaaaacaaactattttttcgaaacgtcaataaaacacaattgcgagatgacagtgtttccactgagtgatgttacaCGACCTCTCGTCTGGCAAAAACaatccaagaagcatggcgacggatgttcaaaacattagtaggtttatttctattgcagccaccacactagctgtcattactTCCAATCAGAGGTGACTTATGCAAGTGATAATGGGAAGGCaggccccttatatgtgggaggagatagtccacaatttcacagaagaACTGTGGATTAAAAACTTTCGGATGACCTGctaaacttttgaagagttatgcgatgcaataacacctcttgtagcgcctgctgcatcatacCTGAGGGAGcctaccaacaagcacataTAGCACCATGTGACCTATAAGAACCAGAGACGTGTTTCAATTGGAGTTTAGtgcaatattaatttttttaatcacctggaaTAACACCATACGAgcataaaaacctttttgtgataaatgggagttttttcgaaactgacgtgtttccattagatatattttatatttgcaatttcaatttgcgcaattcgagggttaatggaaacctgcctagtgatGCTACAATTTGTGTTACTTTAGCagttttgtgttgcattcattATAACTTCAATATAGGATTAAGCTTAAATTGGTAGCTTTAATAATTCAATACTTCAATATACTTTTTTGTGAGTTTACTGGTAATGTACTGATAATGTCACTTTAAGTGGTTGTTTATAGTATGACATCTCTgcatttttactcttttttacaTCATGTACCACAATGGAAACTGTCTAAGTAATGGACTTCAGTTTGTCATCCATGACTCACTGATACAGTTATTTAATAACTGCTCGTCTTCTAGTGTTATCTACACTAAACTGAGGTGACATGTCTTTGAGAGTTACAACATGTCCTGACAAAGATCTACATTTCCTCCAGCCAGTCAGGGGactttaaagggtcagttcacccacTTTCCAAAATGCATTTCACCATTTACCTCACACTAGTGCTGTCTAGTCATACAGATTATTTCTccttcattttaagtttttgccTCGAGCAGTTCAACAGAGGTGAATggatttttctttgtcatgctTACAACATCGCAAAATAgtatttcaaaatttaaagaCAAACTTCACTTTTCACAATCAGTGTGCCGTTTACTCTCCACAGAAAGTGACGCTGCCAAGAGGTGGCCGAGGGTCATGGCCACCCTGATACACTGGCCCTTCTGTgtgaaaaataatctaaaataattGGAGGCCTCTATGTAGCATTTTTAAACTTGAGTAGGTTTGTTCCCagtgaatgttttgtttatcaCAATGTACTTCTTTGAActaaagctgtatatttgtatttttaaggaaaaggacaaCTATAGGCTATTTGAAGAACAAGGAATCGCacaacacatatatatatacacatacataacATATTCAATCAGAAATGTGTCGAAAcccaaaatgttaactgtactgGTATTAGTCTATAAACATCCAATAATTAGTAACACATtaaataagaaaccaaagtacATCGGTATGCAATCCCTTCAAGTCTCATATTGACATAGTTATCAACTAGCCCATATAATCAACAGCAAAAGCAAATTCCTGAAATTCTGTTGtgggttttggtgtgccactcCAAGAGACTTTTATtggccccatctggccacccctGCGAAAAATTTCTGGGGCGCCACTGTCCATAGACTGCACTGTGAACAGCCTCCACTGAAACTGAATGGGATGCATAATACAGagagaaacataataaaagcaGATGCCTGATGACGTGGCAGTCAGCAGACTTTTACCAAATTAAACACCTATGGGAGATTTTGGACCAATGCTGCACAGCACTCTCCACCATCATCACTAAAACACTACATGAAggaacatactgtatatttgatGGATGAATGGTGTAAATCCCTccaatgtttttctctgtggatGTTTATTTCatactgtgaaaagaaaaatggcagcTTGTGGGTTCATCcccacagagaaaaacaagccCTGACATCTGTAATTTTGTTTACTATGAGCAGACTCCAGttagagaaatacaaaaaagggGCAACCTAGAGAACTGGcgcaaacttaaaaaaaaacaacggtgttatatttacaattttctaCCATCAACCTTACCCTGGCCACCATGCTAGCTTAACAACCTCACATTCGTCTCCCTCCaagttgtttttcattgtttttcgtGCCTTGCAGGCATCTTTCTGCACGAATGCAGCCACTGCTTGCTTTGAATTAAGCCATCTCATCTTCTCCCTCCCCGTGAGCTCAACTCTTTTGTCCTATTAGCTCACCGAGCCTGATGGGAATATAATCCTGGACCTGAAAACAATGTTGTGTTCAACCACCACAGGGCTGAGACGAGCCGCTGCCAAATGACTCAATTCAAACACAGCACTTTAAATTGGATCATTATGTGAATTTGTCAGATGAGGGAATCCAAGGAGAAATGAGAATCACGACAGCGCCGTagtttattttagcatttatttaaacaccTTAGTTGTACCTCTATCATTTTGTTATCAgtatatactttattttatttaaagcaaaactttatatatatatatatttatagatatatttatatatatacctTTTATCTCTGCATACTTACGctcatactgtatattcattATGCATTTCACTAGACCTAAAATACTCTTTTAAATCATAGTACGTAATGCTTTCTACACTACTGCTCAGTCCTTTCATTTCTCAGAAAAGTCCATCATGAGACAGCATTGAGGCAACTCAGCATGAGAATACagagtcagttttttttaaaactcacatAGAGAGAATACGCATTAACTAACGTATGTCAGCTTCACTGGGGTCACAACAGGGCGAGCAGTATAGAAAGCATTTacagaaaaacccaaaaataaacaaaacaaagcttcAAAGAAATTTGTCCACACTATTTGGAAGACGGagattcttaaaaatgtttacatacttaatattattatctttattatactatatttttatgttatcattgtcatcatcatcattacatatAGATCTATAAATGATGTGTTGTTGCCTTACAGTTGAATTCACTGCAGGGGGAAATGGCTAAAActggcatgtttaaaaaaaatccagggcATTCATGTTCATCTCTATGCgacatatacagtatttacttTATCACTCTGaaagaaaacacttgaaaagtgGGTCAGAGTAGTTCTTTTTGGGGGTAAATGTGTGGAACGAGGAAACATCGGGATTGTCATCtagtgagaaaaagaaaagttttctgACCGTtataaatgttttggaaaaggcATTAGAAAGAGAAGGTGTAGGTCAGGGAAAGCATCTGTCCACTAAACGCAGGCTGACAAACACTCGCGCACAAAATCAGACACACGGACTCACAGAGGCTGAAGGTGGAGGAAGTCAGGCAGACGGAGAAGCAGTAAAAAGCCCTTTTTTTTGATCACTGCACctgctgtgtgagagagagagcggtcAACATTATGGCATCAAAGAGGACGGATTCATCCCTTGACCTGTGCTATGGCCATAACACCAACAGAGGAAAGAGGATTTGCAGTTTGAAACTACATGCAAACCCTGTCAATTCATCTCatacatttcctctttttttatataattaggaaaataataaaatgtaattcacAACACTATCTTCTCAATACATGTATGTCCTCATTATGCACAACTTCGATTCGACATTTAAATACCCTGACCAGGTTAAAATGAATGATTGCGATCAGCACTTCGTACAAAACAAATGGCTCTACTAATAGTGAATCCCGTTTAACATGTAAGATATATTAAGTGCTCGCAAAGTACATACATACAAAGCTTACTGGGGCATCCTTTGAGGGGAATATggcaaatatataaaaagaataCTATTGTTGTCTACCATTTTCTTCTatcatttacaaacaaaaccCTTTCTCTCATGTATTCTGACTTTGGCTCCTGTACTCACAGCCTTTTGATACTCTGATCTGCTTAAAGctacaaaactgatgtcaggaTGTGACTGTTCTCCCAGCGTTTCTGGCTGGGCCACAATCAGTCACATTTTATCAGGGTTTACCCTTTAAGCAGCAACTTTTCTTTGAACTCAGACTTAAGTTTTCTCAAGCAGCAGATGGTGTGAGAATCCATCTGTCAGTGTATGTGAGAatatgagcgtgtgtgtgtatgtgtttgtcttACAGCACAAAACGGTGTGTTCATTTAACCCCTGTCcatcaaaagttttaaagtatatttttagtTAAAGAacatcattttcatatttttaacttCCTCACACCAGGTCTTGCCAAAGAGTCGTTCCACAAATTTCAACAGGATTCTCTAGATTTGtaacaaatttgcaagaaagCACTCCCCTCCCCCAACACCTTAGTCTTAGTTCAACACAACCTGTTGATGTCCACTGTTCTTCTCTTTCACATCCTCAGTTATTgttcatcactgtgtttctctccctttctttcatCTTTGTATCACCCCTTCACTCTCTCAGTCTGTGTCTCGGGGAGAAGAAGTGACATGCAAAGGAGAGGAGAGCCGCctggggagagaaggagggcaAATCAAAGAATAAGAATGGGCGGAAATGA includes:
- the LOC121958390 gene encoding protein kinase C and casein kinase substrate in neurons protein 3-like, giving the protein MASLPKEPPEDSKRQSFWMPGNYVRTVHRTEQSYQACNDIMACFMERAKVEKMYAQQLSQWSSKWKSIVDSRPLYGSLMTAWQCFFSSTERLSALHSSISQSLMTEEGDRVKTWQKETFPKKIFCGFRESHDNNTSFSCAQKPWSKKLMKLEKARVAYHKSCQREQTALDKEKQANENTEMSPQKKQKVTEAREKVTEEKEKTRDHYEKLLEDVSSYTPRYMEEMEAIFEQSQEEERKRISFLKQAFLSIHRHLDVTNNESVKAVYSELHNTLMSINEQDDLKWWKNNHGPGMPTDWPKIEEWVPPVKKLKRKKRDQKRKDSRPVMIGGVKVRALYDYVGEEGDELSFKAGEVFLKVEEEDDQGWCRGVLSGGKEGFYPANYVEVAE